A stretch of the Mesorhizobium sp. Pch-S genome encodes the following:
- a CDS encoding GAD-like domain-containing protein: MLFFRRLALHRFVKTHPPSRQVSPADRELVSAYDDILPASLIELWRRKGLGFYGDLQLALIDPRPWQPVLDRWIVSPTDAVRRTPIALTPFGVLVYHRKLTATDEDVAYIDPVTKQTGDLAWSLGEFFNRFLCERETLGSLVPPSLAQAARKECGALAPGEVYEIDQLLFSMQMLKITKTDAFELHRRLRDAVDPPEPKDVEPVTVADAVPAQHRAMFEKTVAGERLAGLYLSSYIDWHRLLALEPDGHYRLLFWRIHHKTFERTEIRLYAGTYQVSRNAEGDETVELDITLRADSLGSDANDERLVAMHSGGATWLLNTGRLGSIATAIGGRDTMGRSEDYFRRVTPDQAFEEEPSDGRDAPPFADLPHVLQAMIHVEPLRPRITHVADPNPDEEDDGDGTVMCTLDLGEDDGLRMNMPLYSLAETGRDLKGWVWKMDPRACQAGIKYRRGEDGTIEHGPVVGDILTTRAP, encoded by the coding sequence ATGCTGTTTTTTCGCCGTCTCGCCCTTCATCGCTTCGTAAAGACGCATCCCCCATCAAGACAGGTTTCGCCCGCCGATCGTGAGCTTGTTTCTGCCTATGACGACATCCTTCCCGCCAGCCTCATCGAGTTATGGCGCCGGAAAGGGCTTGGCTTCTATGGCGATCTGCAACTCGCCCTGATCGATCCGCGGCCGTGGCAGCCCGTGCTCGACCGCTGGATCGTCTCACCCACGGATGCTGTACGGCGCACGCCGATCGCGCTGACGCCGTTCGGCGTGCTTGTCTACCATCGCAAGCTCACGGCCACCGACGAGGATGTGGCCTATATCGATCCCGTCACGAAACAGACCGGAGACCTGGCCTGGAGCCTCGGCGAATTCTTCAACCGGTTCCTTTGCGAGCGGGAAACGCTTGGATCGCTCGTTCCGCCGTCGCTTGCGCAGGCAGCACGCAAGGAATGCGGAGCGCTCGCGCCGGGCGAGGTCTATGAGATCGATCAGCTGCTGTTTTCTATGCAGATGCTGAAGATCACGAAGACCGACGCGTTCGAGCTGCATCGTCGTCTTCGTGACGCGGTCGATCCACCCGAGCCGAAGGATGTCGAACCGGTCACCGTGGCCGATGCGGTGCCGGCTCAGCACCGTGCCATGTTCGAGAAGACCGTGGCGGGCGAGCGTCTCGCCGGCCTGTATCTTTCCTCTTACATCGACTGGCACCGCCTGCTGGCGCTCGAACCGGATGGCCACTACCGACTGCTGTTCTGGCGCATCCACCACAAGACGTTCGAGCGCACCGAAATCCGGCTCTACGCCGGCACCTACCAGGTCTCCCGCAATGCCGAGGGTGATGAGACCGTCGAGCTCGACATCACCCTGAGGGCGGATTCGCTTGGCAGCGACGCCAATGACGAGCGCCTTGTTGCGATGCATTCGGGTGGCGCGACCTGGCTGTTGAACACCGGTCGCTTGGGGAGCATCGCCACGGCAATCGGCGGCAGGGACACGATGGGACGCAGTGAAGATTATTTTCGCCGCGTGACGCCGGACCAGGCCTTCGAGGAAGAACCGAGCGATGGCCGCGATGCGCCACCCTTTGCAGACCTTCCCCATGTGCTGCAGGCCATGATCCATGTCGAGCCGCTGCGGCCGAGGATTACCCACGTCGCCGATCCGAACCCCGACGAAGAGGACGATGGCGACGGCACCGTCATGTGCACGCTCGATCTCGGCGAGGATGATGGCTTGCGCATGAACATGCCGCTCTATTCGCTCGCCGAAACCGGTCGCGACCTGAAAGGCTGGGTGTGGAAGATGGACCCCCGCGCCTGCCAGGCCGGCATCAAATATCGCCGTGGAGAAGACGGCACCATCGAGCATGGGCCAGTCGTCGGCGACATCCTGACCACCCGCGCGCCATAG